Genomic DNA from Dermacentor variabilis isolate Ectoservices chromosome 6, ASM5094787v1, whole genome shotgun sequence:
ACTTCCCCAAATTTTTTGTAGGACGTTGTTGATCTACGTCCAATAACATGCATGGAGTGATACCGGCATTGTCACATAACACTAGGATGTAAATGTTCGCTCTGCGCAAGGCAAGCAAGCAAAGTCCGTTCAAATTTGATGCCCTAAAAGTGTGTAGATAGAAATATAGTTTTTTAAAAAATTTGTGTACGTATCTTATAACACATTTATGCAATTATAAAGTATTAAACCATCAAGAAGAGCTTCGCGTCAACCAATTCCCGCGTGTATGCATTGGTTAGGGCATTGTATCCGTAACTGTGTGAAGTAAAAGGTAGAATGGAAGTTCTATGTATACCAATACCATTATCACACCAAATAGGGATTACATCCAAATAAGATATTTTATCTCGAGTGAAATGAATAGAGCACTATAAGGATGCCAGAAAGAGCAAGACATAATAAACAGCACTTTCTGGTTGAAAGAATATGCACAGTCTACATACACATACTCTGTGTTTCACTTCCCAGCTAACATCATGTGGAAGTGATGTTCATATGATCTGGCAGGTGCTGATCGTTGACAGCCATTAAGGTATGTCTCCCTTCAGCTGCCAGCCCTATGCAGATAATCTCCTTAACCAGAATTCTCGGACAAGTGAACACTTAATATTATACACCAAAAAATAAGACACTGTCTAGCATGGATGGTGTCAACTACGATACATATTGTAGAAGATTTTATCGATGACCCCCCGGGACAAGAGATACGCGGGCACCACTCTTGTCGATTTATTATTGTATCAAAATGCGCTCCTATTAGTGTTCCCAATATAGCTAACAAAAACTTGTTCCACGAGACACGGCTTCAACACATGATCTCTTAGTTCCCTACAGTTCTACAGAAAAAATGGTGTTTGGGAGTGTTCACAATTATCTGAATAGAAAAAATGGCAAGGTGTTTTGATATCAGGCTTTAATGCAAATGACTACTACTGTTAGCTCGGACCTCAGTCATTCCTTTAAGCGCTATTGGTGTCATCCTTATATCAAATAAGAAAATTTCTAGGTTAAAAGGAAGTGCCATTGACGTATAACCCTTTACTTACGGTTGTCCAAATACATGGTGACTGTGTCAGGAGTAGCACCCGGGGTTAAGTGGAAAGTGACATTTTTTCTGAAATAGCGTGAAATGTAGATGGATTTACTGGTACAGATTTACTGGTTCGGCAGCTCACAAAAGTCATAAATCCTTTTTTGAGCTATTTTTGTAGTAATCAATTTATTTGTCTATACTATAGAAACAAAATTTGTAAGTTAATATATTTCGAAAGCATATTTACGTTCTCGCTGGCAATTCAGATAACAATATGCATTGTTAAATATTCATTAGTGTCAAAGTGTCAAAACACTGTAATGAAGGAAGGTGAAGGGTTCTTTCTTCGTGTGTAGCTCGTATCTGGAATTTCAAATATGAAAATTTTCTTTTATGTACTGCTTTTCCTCACTCTTCGCTTTCTTTTGATCATTGTATACAAGCCTAGTGTATCTATCTTTTCATATGTTTATGTACGCGTAATATGTATGCCGCCACTGCGTGTTGCTCAGTGTAATAGGCTGCGAAGCCTAGGCAAGCTCACTAGAGATTTTTCTTCGCATACCCTCCGCTCCCTGAAGTGGtaagtaaataaattatttattgataGATTTATATACTTCTCTTTGTCGTGGTGCCCCTTGAACAGCAACACATATGTTGCCATTTTTGGTTCCACATTATAGTCTGAGCGTATAGCCTCCACGCACTCAAACAGGCCATCGTCGTTGGCGTCAGAGATGGCTAAGACATCCTCCAGGTGAAGAAAGATCTACAAACATGGAATATTGTGACATGTTATGGTAACATTTTGCGatactaaataaaaaaatgtctATTGCTGTAGCAGCTATAGGCATGTTCGAGGGTCATCCATGCCCTAGTTGCCGCCGTCGCTGTTGCCGTACTACTTTGCTATCGACAACGCATGCCTGGGTTGCGGACGAAGGGTCAGAAATTTGGCTACAAAACGGATGAAATAAATTGCGCGCATCGTCAACGGCACACTCTAGCTGCTTGGAAGGGACAGAAAAAACAGCCTTCTGCCTTCTGGTGGTCGATTGCGCGTTGTGCGCCCCTACAATATATCCACAGCAGCTTTCCCGGTGAGCTGCTTTGTGTATACTCTGGTATGACCACTAAAGGTGAGTCTAACGTTATCTAAGTTTTCACTGAGCACTCAATAATGTCGATAACATTCTTTCATCGGCATTACGTTCAACTCGTGCCTTTGCTTCGACTTGTCgataaatttgacttcgccctgccatctggtaGCCGCGCGTATAGCTCAGACGGTAGAGCGGCTgcgccggaaaggcggtggtcccgggatcgagtcccggactaggacgactttttcttcaactgcgaggcttttactttcaaggaacccgcatgggttttctttgtagcaaatgcACCGTTTGGGTATATGTCCCCATTTTCTTTTAATAGTTACTTGCCTCCACCATGCGGGTTTCCTCAGAACTATTACATGTGCCTCGTTTAGCATACCATCCAAGTGCGACCCCTAAAACTACGCTGGTAGTATCATTGCACCAGTATTTTGCGCCACCTTCAATCTTCGAGGCCATTATTTCTTCTGCAAAACAGTTGTAGCCATGCGTGCTGCGTTCAGCCACGTTTTCCACATTGGCGTGCAGTTTGAGCACTATTCAAGGCACGCTATGCAACGACACTGCAGAACCGCAATGTCAAATCTCGCTTTCTCTGTCAATACGTGGCCCTTCAGGCGAATCTACTACTCTGTCATACAAATTGCAGCGGAGCTAGAACTGTCTATACTCATATAAGTTTTTCAATGTTCGTGCTTCAAAACTCTCGCGCCCTCTATGAGGGGGCAAAGTAAACTTTTAATGCATGTGGTGACACCTCACGTAGCAATGTGAAAGTCAAAAAACCGTATAATACATAGTGTCATGAAATAATTACTAGAAGGTATTCTGGCGCTAGCGTCTATTTGAGCTGAAATCAGGGTGGTCCAGCTACCATCGGAATTATGGCAAGTACATCAATTTGCTGAAACTTCGTAGTTTAGGCTTTAAAGGTCTCTTCGACTTAGCAAATTCATAATTTTCAATAATGAACTGAGCGGTAAATATTTGAATAAATATTAATAAGTTACTCCGCCTGAAGAAGTCGAATACAGCGCTTCCAAAAGAAGCCCAAAATTGGAACCTTTATGCCACGTACGCATCCATCGACAAGCGAAATTGAACGCCATTCTGAATTTCTTGCAGATCAGCGTCTTGAGACGCTTATCCACTGCATAAAACACGGTTGTTACTAGCCAAACAAGTTAAAAAATAATGCTTCCTAGTTCTTCCTCATGCTTGTTTAACACATCAGTCATACAACAACTTCTATTACGCTGAAGTTTATTTTTCACTTCTAGTAGCGACGTCCAATACACCGATAAAGGACACCATACcgttcattgttttcttttggCGCTTAGACAAGTTTGCTTGTGCTCTTTGAACATCAGTGGTCCATGAGTTTGCACCTcgtcgagagatggcgccacagtgcGTGGCGATCCTTTCAGGCGACTTTGTTCTTACAGCTACGCATTGCGCTTTCGCTTTGTCTTTCTGGTGTCTTTCGCTACCTATCGTACCGCTTCAGCCAGTTTTCTTCTTCCACCTGGGCAGCGTCTACATGAATCAGTACAGAGTATAGCGTCGtgcggtagggggggggggggagtgtgcTACACCCCTTCTAAGATTGTGGTCTGCTATCATCTCTAAGCAATCTGTTTTGCTCGTTTCAGTTTCATGCTGACATCTACATTCTACTGCGGGAGAGCCAGAAAAttttgtgaggcagccagagAACAAATGTTTGTCTGTAGAACATAGACATTTGTGGAATAACATTTTTCGCTTTACGCAAGTTAAACTCAATAACTTTTACCGCATATTTTTGTGTGCGTCGCTTCAAGACATTTAGTTTAACGTACGGGAAATCAAACGCAGGAGAACTTTATTGAGAAACACGTtaaaagataatttcatttcaAAGAAAATGAAGCAGCCGTGGAACCTTCCACCTGCAGATCAAGTAACAGACCTTGCCGCAACACGTACGCGATATCAAGCTCCGCAAGCGCTGGCGCAGAAATCAGCACATCGTAATTTGCGCAGCGTTTATTCCCAGCTTGTTGCTCGAATCGCTGCGAGTATTGGTAGTAATAATCACGTGGTGGGATCACAATCCTGAAACGATGTTATCTAATATTTTCTGGGGCGTCATATTATATACATGAGCGGAAGCACTATATTTAGGCGTCTTTCGCAAACATTTCTTTGTCCACAGCCCGGGTGAAATCACGCTTGATCAACTCTTCCTGACACTGTCCTTCGCCCACAATGGTGTGCGGTGCTGCTCTTGTCGGCGTTGAGAATATTAGTGTCTTAAGGCCCAGGATTTTTACTTCAGATAGAAGAAATAAGTAAGCTTGTTGATATAACGCCACAGCTTGGGCGGACTCCGCTTCTTCGCCATCCGCTAACCATGCCACTGATCCGCTAACCATGCCGTTCAGCTTTTCGTCGTAGAAACTCCGACATATCTAAGCAGCTTGCAAACACGCAATAACAGAGACCTATATCTCCTGGATGGACaaaggggcctgatttttatttgtcataagaagccaacctaCAGAGACACCAAACACAACGCAGTGGAAATTAACTGTAGTTATTAACTGAAGTGACTAAATTAGAAATTCATGAAattcaaagtggatgaaaaaacagtttGCCGCTGTtatagggaacgatcccacgtcttctcattacgcacgtgatgttctaccaattgagctaccgcggcgcagttttcccatttactttcttcggTATTCGTTTTTACTGTGAGAACTAAGCTTAGGATTGTTAACCAGCATCACCACTCACAATCCTTGGCGACATACGTGGAACAGCCTTTCTGGCACAGGTGCCACTAGTACGTGATGTTCTTCTGAGCGGAGGCAACTGCGCAATAAACCCACAGGTTCTACATGATAGCTTCAATGTTGCCGGAtacaagaccctcgttatgtaatgagcAAGAACAGAGGAGGTTAGCCCAGGAGCCCGATTTCTTTATTTATGTCACACGTCGCCAATAAAGAAATACACTGGGGACAACACAACAGtaattgcttgtacttactaactgaattaaaggcATATTGAACAAATCTTTTGCTGCCGAGCTTTTCAGCCTGAATGAAAGAGCGGGTGCTGAAAGTGGTTGACACAACCTTGTTTTGAGGCAGAAAATAGTGAAAAATAAGGAATTTTATGCAGTTTCCGCCAAACACCACTTCCGGCGGCCACGTCGGGAAGTAGAGAAAGTGACGTTCCAGTGATGTTATGTGTACTGGATGCCGGCGTGCCAGCCACGGCTCGCGTCTCTCCACCCACATTGAAGGCACCAGGTGGCAGCAAATGGCATCAGAACTGCACAGGTGCTCGTAGCCGTAAACTTGTTTTCGTAAGGGGAATTTGTGCCGGTCTTCAAAGTCACCATTTGTCTCATGTGCCGCAGCTGGAACAACGCAGTAGAATGCCTGTAGGCTTATGCGCGCAAGGGTGTCCGAAAGGTATCGCCGGGCGAGACAAGCCGCGTCATGCCTTTTCAGCAAAGGCCAAACTTCGAAAGATATGGATTCATGCTGCGCGCCCATCGCAGCTAACGTGCGTACTGCCAAAggattaaaaaattatggggttttaagtgccaaaaccactttctgattataaggctcGCCGTAGTgtgtgactccggaaatttcgaccccctggggttatctaacgtgcacgtaaatttaggtgcatgggttttttcgcattttgcccccatcgcaatgcagcggccgtggccgggattcggacccgtgacctcgtgctcagcaggccaacccACTCCCAAAGTCTGGCTTTCTGAGCTCCGAATACTTCAACGATACTATCAGGCGAGCCCTGCTTTGCTGCAGAGCTGAGGCATGTCAGCGAAAGGGCGCTATGGCATCGTACTAGCAGGGTCTTTTGGCACTTTTCATCTGGTAATATAGATAGCATACCCATCTGGTGATGACACTTCCGTGTAATGCTATGGAATAACTTAATATAGCGTGCGCCATGAACGCATCACAGCGCTGGCGCAAGAAGGTATACTGGAGGATTGCTATTGTTATTGGATTGCTATTGCGCGCCATGAACGCATCACAGCGCTGGCGCAAGAAGGTATACTGGAGGATTGCTATTGCCACAATTTTCGATTGTTTTGCAGTCTGATTGTTTGCGCGACGAGAAatatgtagtactttctggaagccacgtggCGCCACCGATTGCATTCGTACCTTCGACGAATCATGTGcaaagccgacgcgcctgacgCACAGATAAGagtttcgacaatcgccgactctgctacatgccTTTCTTATGTACTTTGCCCCAATATACCAAGAAATAAAAACGCGCATAAAGCTGGGCTCAAATTTCAGACTTGTGGATATCGCAGTCAtcagtgaagttttttttttctagacggCAGAACATGGTAAGAGGTATCAGTAGCCTTATGAGAGAATAAATTATTTCACCTGAAATGCGTCTGGTAGATCAAGACGTAGAATTTCCGATACCCCGTTTGTTTTAGTAGATTCCAGCAGTGAAAGCAGACTTATAGCGGTCCCAACGAAGAACCATACTGCTCCCATTTTTGTTCCTTGATGCTACGTTCAGCGCAGCCGCTCCAGAATGCTGGAATATTCCGTGGCTTTTCAGTCTTCCAAAGGTTAAAAAGCTCGCAGGTCAGCTCAAATGTGTAGTCACAGTATAATGATTCTGTCAGACTCAGGAAAGAAGTACAGCGTGATTCCATTGCGACAAACAGCGTCGTAAATTTGCTAGACCTCATTACAGAGCGTTCACTAGAAACCAtgttttttctattattttcgtCCAAGAAGGACACTCGACAAAATAATAACAGGTTTCATAGGTCGTGTGGTTCATGAAATATTTCATTAAAAATTTGTCATGGGGAAATGCATTACGAACGTCATTTTCGCATAGAGGCAATGTGCAAAGAACTAAAACGAGTGTGACATGTGTTCAATAATTGAGATGACGTACCACCGCTATGTTCGTTCATACATACagaaagaaaaactgtttgcTACACCAGAGTAGACAGCAGGTCATTTACGTGAAACAATTATATTTTCGTGTTACGTAAGTAAGAATGCGCCATGATATTTGAAAAAGCTATGAACTACGCTGAGTTGTACTGCTACATTTCCGGTTGTGGGATAATGTGACATGGTTTCACtttgttttattattgtttttcgtGCAATCTCAATTGTAACCCGCGAACACTTGCTGCTGCTCTACGGTTGATGTTCTGTATGCTCTTGTTTGACAAGCAAATCTCGGTTTAACTTTCTGCTTGTTCGCTGTGACCTCTCTGTATTTTTCTCTTTTCGTGTGATGCACATTGTGTTTGCTGTCGTGCGTTATCTATAGTGCAGGCTGAGTCTTCTTTGCCAGTATTACTCATCCACTGTCATGCACGCTAGAGGCATTTTTAGATTTGCGAATAAAGAAACAGAGAATAAACAGACAAATGACCAATTAAGTCAATAAAAACATACAAACTGCCAATATATTACCATACTTCACAGAAGCATACAATTTTCCTCAAGTTCAGGCCAATTTTTGTTTGGTATAGTAAGGAAATTTTTAAATTTTATCAACGTAGAACGAACACAGTTTAGGAGCACAGTGTGATGTTAAAAGGGAATTTAAGGAAAATGCCAGGTTGAGCTCGATGACAAGATTAAGCTGCTGTAATTACGAATTCGTCTCTCAAAGCATAAACCTCTCTTTCGTAACCGAGAAAATGTTGGCAGTGATAATGATGACCACCTAAtgtatcccctttgaaacggggtggtgagtCACTTAGCCTGCTTAATTTATACAGATGTGTTATACCCGTTATCTAGCATTTttctatacatctccttaatctatTTCTTTCCCTTCAAAAGCTTTATACTACTGATTATAACTGTAAGAGATACCGTCGTATCAATTTCTTTCCAGCATTTTTTTTCACTAAATGCCTcttatctcgaccgctgaccCGTTGACGTGTAAACAGAATTTAAGGCCAAGCGTtcctggaaggtgtacgttacctacggttctAACTTGGTGAATCGCTTCGCCTTCTATGTGGAGTGCTGAGTGGCCTCCGGATTGTTGCTGCAACATACGCATGCTCCATCTAGTTCAGAATATTTCAGccggtatgtttttgtcattAGCAACCGGCTAGTGCCACTAATAGCATGGCACTGCCATTTATGTTATCATAAATGCTTTCGCTTCTAAGTATTCTTGTGAATACTAGTGGCTCCTTTCTTTCTATCCCTTGCACTCAATTGGGTATcgctgtttctctcactttctatcTGATTACTCCTGGTTTTCTATCTACAGTTTCGATTACCCTGTATCTGGTCGCCAACTTTCTTCACTTCACATTACATGCTGCGTCTAGTCTTTTGACGTAGAGATACTTTTGTACTTTAGCTCCCCATTCATTTTATCCGTGTTCCCTAGCCTTTATTCAAAACTATTTTTACTCTGTGCTTATCTGACTTCAAATGAGGCCCAACCGATGTCACCTTGCACTGATTCCTTTATGGTTCTAGCGAGGGCTCCTAAaaccaaccggcctaccgattcTTGGTTAGATTGCAATCCCTACAAGATATGCTATTTTAAGTATAAAGTGGAATTTGCAAACGTTAGCGCTAGCACCATTTCTTCTTTTCAGATTTCACACATAGACCCCGACTTCCTGTGGACCCACACATTGCACCTTTCAGTTTGTCCTTTACTTTTAGATTCTCTTTATGGGTGTctaagtctttcttttttaacaccTATGCCAAAGTATATATTTTGATTGGCTATAGCTTTGACATGATGTTGAAATGACAGCGTGTAAATACTACGGTCTTCATCAAAGATGACAAACCCAGATTTTCTGTTTAAACTTGAGCCTGGatctgtcgctgcgttgccacataTATTCGCAGCTATCTGTGAATCTCTTTTATTCTCCGCTAGTAGCACATATGCGTGCATCAGTCCAGGGAGGTTCTGCTGCACCATTTATTTGTTACCCAAGAAGGAAAATGAGGTTCACCTTGCTTCTATGCCATGCAACGACAATTTTGATTGTTTTAATCGCTTGCTCTTTTGCATTAGGGAGCAGTACCTTGCTCTTTGCACCATGGTTTTTGGTTAGCTCTATTGGGATTTTATTGGGTTCTGCTGTCGTGTTATTAGGGCCATATTCTTCTGCTTTTTTTAGATGCTACAGTTTAATTTTTCAGGtttctctgttgttgctgaatCTGTTTGAGGCTGGACTACACATTTTTTCGCCATAAAGTTATCCCTAATAAGGTCTGCGATGTACCGCAGTGCAATCTCTCCTTTCTAGATGTTAGTGTCTTGATCCCCTATAGCCGTTCGTGAAATTTTAtttggccgcatttcgatgagagcaTGATACgagaacacccgcgtacttagatttagatgcacgataaagaaccccggGCAGTCTTAATTTTaggagcccccactacggcgtgcctcataatgaagtcgttattttggcacgtaatatCCCAAAAGTTAATATTAGTTGGAGCACCGAGTGTTCATATATGTTTCTAGAATTTTTTTGGGACGCTTTCCATTCTTCTGTGACTGTAATGCACCCAATGTTCACTCGTgtatttaattttctcttgcacgagCTCACTCACCACTCATTTCTCGCTATTTGCTCCATCTAAGGGTCGCCTCTTCTTCATGTAATCccagcttcttttctttttgacaaCACCTAGGGGCCTGCATGTCCTCTTCTATATCttacttcttttcctttttccatcaattacgtcattttctttttccaatCAAGCGATTGTTCGGCCGTGTCTATCGTATTTCATGCTCCATAACGTATTTCAGTTCTGTATATACCGAGAATGCTGTAggaaaagcctccattttcttctaaATATTATTTATGATCTCTGTTATTTGCTCTTCAGGCGTTTTGAAGAA
This window encodes:
- the LOC142584164 gene encoding uncharacterized protein LOC142584164 codes for the protein MGAVWFFVGTAISLLSLLESTKTNGVSEILRLDLPDAFQIFLHLEDVLAISDANDDGLFECVEAIRSDYNVEPKMATYVLLFKGHHDKEKKNVTFHLTPGATPDTVTMYLDNHTEEKFEAQYLYTDYETCAVVKGPYEGERCLLLVSRDKAEDVPEHCSTNFADICSVTSNLYSQELCPDDE